In Eubalaena glacialis isolate mEubGla1 chromosome 4, mEubGla1.1.hap2.+ XY, whole genome shotgun sequence, one DNA window encodes the following:
- the ZNF692 gene encoding zinc finger protein 692 isoform X2 — translation MAASPADASRRRREKRRQLDARRSKCRIRLGGHMEQWCLLKEQLGFSLHSQLAKFLLDRYTSSGCVLCAGPEPVAPKGLQYLVLLSHAHSRECSLVPGLRGPGGRDGGLVWECSAGHTFSWGPSSGPTSPEEPNPVPLASTGQRSWCPEARSGPEPAGLESKHDERTEEARLPRGVEPPPEAFPSLGEEDGEEEDEDEEEMLSDASPWTYSSSPDDPGSQAQSALASAWDEDTAQIGPKRIRKAAKRELLPCDFPGCGRIFSNRQYLNHHKKYQHIHQKSFSCPEPACGKSFNFKKHLKEHVKLHSDTRDYICEFCARSFRTSSNLVIHRRIHTGEKPLQCEICGFTCRQKASLNWHRRKHAETVAALRFPCEFCGKRFEKPDSVTAHRSKSHPALLLAPQELAGPLESCSSISAPASLGTDEGSRPSLALQAPTLLP, via the exons ATGGCTGCCTCCCCTGCGGACGCGTCCCGCAGGCGGCGAGAGAAGCGGCGGCAGCTGGATGCGCGCCGCAGCAAGTGCCGCATCCGCCTGGGCGGCCACATGGAACAGTGGTGCCTCCTCAAGGAGCAGCTGGGCTTCTCCCTGCACTCGCAGCTGGCCAAGTTCCTGTTGGACCG GTACACTTCTTCAGGCTGCGTGCTTTGTGCAG GTCCGGAGCCTGTGGCCCCCAAGGGTCTGCAGTATCTGGTGCTCCTGTCTCATGCTCACAGTCGAGAGTGCAGCCTGGTGCCTGGGCTGCGGGGACCTGGGGGCCGAGATGGGGGGCTTGTGTGGGAGTGCTCAGCCGGCCACACCTTCTCCTGGGGCCCCTCTTCAGGCCCCACATCTCCAGAGGAGCCCAATCCGGTCCCCCTTGCAAGTACTGGCCAGAGAAGCTGGTGCCCAGAAGCCAGGAGTGGGCCGGAGCCCGCAG GTTTGGAATCTAAGCATGATGAGAGGACTGAGGAGGCCAGGTTGCCCAG AGGGGTGGAACCCCCGCCGGAGGCCTTCCCATCCCTAGGAGAAGAAGACGGGGAAGAGGAAGATGAGGATGAAGAGGAGATGCTCAGTGATGCCAGCCCATGGACCTACAGCTCCTCCCCAGATGA CCCTGGGAGTCAGGCTCAGTCTGCTCTGGCCTCGGCATGGGATGAGGACACTGCTCAGATTGGCCCCAAGAGAATTAG GAAAGCTGCCAAAAGAGAGCTGCTGCCCTGTGACTTCCCTGGCTGCGGGAGGATCTTCTCAAACCGGCAGTATTTGAAT CACCACAAGAAGTACCAGCACATCCACCAAAAGTCCTTCTCCTGCCCAGAGCCGGCCTGTGGGAAGTCCTTCAACTTTAAGAAACACCTGAAGGAGCATGTGAAGCTGCACAGTG ATACCCGAGACTACATTTGTGAGTTCTGCGCCCGGTCTTTCCGCACCAGCAGCAACTTGGTCATCCACCGGCGcatccacactggagagaaacccctGCA GTGTGAGATCTGCGGGTTCACCTGCCGCCAGAAGGCGTCCCTGAATTGGCATCGGCGCAAGCATGCAGAGACGGTGGCTGCCTTGCGATTCCCCTGTGAGTTCTGCGGCAAGCGCTTCGAGAAGCCAGACAGTGTCACAGCTCACCGCAGCAAAAGCCACCCCGCCTTGCTCCTGGCCCCGCAAGAATTAGCTGGTCCACTGGAGTCCTGTTCCAGCATCTCTGCCCCTGCATCCCTGGGGACCGACGAGGGATCCAGGCCCTCTCTGGCTCTTCAGGCTCCCACACTGCTCCCTTAG
- the ZNF692 gene encoding zinc finger protein 692 isoform X3, producing MAASPADASRRRREKRRQLDARRSKCRIRLGGHMEQWCLLKEQLGFSLHSQLAKFLLDRYTSSGCVLCAGPEPVAPKGLQYLVLLSHAHSRECSLVPGLRGPGGRDGGLVWECSAGHTFSWGPSSGPTSPEEPNPVPLASTGQRSWCPEARSGPEPAGLESKHDERTEEARLPRGVEPPPEAFPSLGEEDGEEEDEDEEEMLSDASPWTYSSSPDDSEPDAPRPPPSPVTHALKDGEIPPAPAAVPTPLASPSSSASSLGSGAPLPVEVRIQPELSGTPQADQQTEPLASPGSQAQSALASAWDEDTAQIGPKRIRKAAKRELLPCDFPGCGRIFSNRQYLNHHKKYQHIHQKSFSCPEPACGKSFNFKKHLKEHVKLHSAATWSSTGASTLERNPCSVRSAGSPAARRRP from the exons ATGGCTGCCTCCCCTGCGGACGCGTCCCGCAGGCGGCGAGAGAAGCGGCGGCAGCTGGATGCGCGCCGCAGCAAGTGCCGCATCCGCCTGGGCGGCCACATGGAACAGTGGTGCCTCCTCAAGGAGCAGCTGGGCTTCTCCCTGCACTCGCAGCTGGCCAAGTTCCTGTTGGACCG GTACACTTCTTCAGGCTGCGTGCTTTGTGCAG GTCCGGAGCCTGTGGCCCCCAAGGGTCTGCAGTATCTGGTGCTCCTGTCTCATGCTCACAGTCGAGAGTGCAGCCTGGTGCCTGGGCTGCGGGGACCTGGGGGCCGAGATGGGGGGCTTGTGTGGGAGTGCTCAGCCGGCCACACCTTCTCCTGGGGCCCCTCTTCAGGCCCCACATCTCCAGAGGAGCCCAATCCGGTCCCCCTTGCAAGTACTGGCCAGAGAAGCTGGTGCCCAGAAGCCAGGAGTGGGCCGGAGCCCGCAG GTTTGGAATCTAAGCATGATGAGAGGACTGAGGAGGCCAGGTTGCCCAG AGGGGTGGAACCCCCGCCGGAGGCCTTCCCATCCCTAGGAGAAGAAGACGGGGAAGAGGAAGATGAGGATGAAGAGGAGATGCTCAGTGATGCCAGCCCATGGACCTACAGCTCCTCCCCAGATGA CAGTGAGCCAGATGCCCCCAGaccacccccttcccctgtcACCCATGCACTTAAGGATGGGGAGATACCCCCGGCCCCTGCAGCTGTCCCAACTCCTCTTGCTTCGCCATCCTCATCAGCATCCTCATTGGGTTCTGGAGCTCCTCTGCCTGTAGAAGTCAGGATACAGCCAGAGCTCAGTGGGACCCCTCAAGCAGACCAGCAGACTGAGCCCCTGGCCAG CCCTGGGAGTCAGGCTCAGTCTGCTCTGGCCTCGGCATGGGATGAGGACACTGCTCAGATTGGCCCCAAGAGAATTAG GAAAGCTGCCAAAAGAGAGCTGCTGCCCTGTGACTTCCCTGGCTGCGGGAGGATCTTCTCAAACCGGCAGTATTTGAAT CACCACAAGAAGTACCAGCACATCCACCAAAAGTCCTTCTCCTGCCCAGAGCCGGCCTGTGGGAAGTCCTTCAACTTTAAGAAACACCTGAAGGAGCATGTGAAGCTGCACAGTG CAGCAACTTGGTCATCCACCGGCGcatccacactggagagaaacccctGCA GTGTGAGATCTGCGGGTTCACCTGCCGCCAGAAGGCGTCCCTGA
- the ZNF692 gene encoding zinc finger protein 692 isoform X1, protein MAASPADASRRRREKRRQLDARRSKCRIRLGGHMEQWCLLKEQLGFSLHSQLAKFLLDRYTSSGCVLCAGPEPVAPKGLQYLVLLSHAHSRECSLVPGLRGPGGRDGGLVWECSAGHTFSWGPSSGPTSPEEPNPVPLASTGQRSWCPEARSGPEPAGLESKHDERTEEARLPRGVEPPPEAFPSLGEEDGEEEDEDEEEMLSDASPWTYSSSPDDSEPDAPRPPPSPVTHALKDGEIPPAPAAVPTPLASPSSSASSLGSGAPLPVEVRIQPELSGTPQADQQTEPLASPGSQAQSALASAWDEDTAQIGPKRIRKAAKRELLPCDFPGCGRIFSNRQYLNHHKKYQHIHQKSFSCPEPACGKSFNFKKHLKEHVKLHSDTRDYICEFCARSFRTSSNLVIHRRIHTGEKPLQCEICGFTCRQKASLNWHRRKHAETVAALRFPCEFCGKRFEKPDSVTAHRSKSHPALLLAPQELAGPLESCSSISAPASLGTDEGSRPSLALQAPTLLP, encoded by the exons ATGGCTGCCTCCCCTGCGGACGCGTCCCGCAGGCGGCGAGAGAAGCGGCGGCAGCTGGATGCGCGCCGCAGCAAGTGCCGCATCCGCCTGGGCGGCCACATGGAACAGTGGTGCCTCCTCAAGGAGCAGCTGGGCTTCTCCCTGCACTCGCAGCTGGCCAAGTTCCTGTTGGACCG GTACACTTCTTCAGGCTGCGTGCTTTGTGCAG GTCCGGAGCCTGTGGCCCCCAAGGGTCTGCAGTATCTGGTGCTCCTGTCTCATGCTCACAGTCGAGAGTGCAGCCTGGTGCCTGGGCTGCGGGGACCTGGGGGCCGAGATGGGGGGCTTGTGTGGGAGTGCTCAGCCGGCCACACCTTCTCCTGGGGCCCCTCTTCAGGCCCCACATCTCCAGAGGAGCCCAATCCGGTCCCCCTTGCAAGTACTGGCCAGAGAAGCTGGTGCCCAGAAGCCAGGAGTGGGCCGGAGCCCGCAG GTTTGGAATCTAAGCATGATGAGAGGACTGAGGAGGCCAGGTTGCCCAG AGGGGTGGAACCCCCGCCGGAGGCCTTCCCATCCCTAGGAGAAGAAGACGGGGAAGAGGAAGATGAGGATGAAGAGGAGATGCTCAGTGATGCCAGCCCATGGACCTACAGCTCCTCCCCAGATGA CAGTGAGCCAGATGCCCCCAGaccacccccttcccctgtcACCCATGCACTTAAGGATGGGGAGATACCCCCGGCCCCTGCAGCTGTCCCAACTCCTCTTGCTTCGCCATCCTCATCAGCATCCTCATTGGGTTCTGGAGCTCCTCTGCCTGTAGAAGTCAGGATACAGCCAGAGCTCAGTGGGACCCCTCAAGCAGACCAGCAGACTGAGCCCCTGGCCAG CCCTGGGAGTCAGGCTCAGTCTGCTCTGGCCTCGGCATGGGATGAGGACACTGCTCAGATTGGCCCCAAGAGAATTAG GAAAGCTGCCAAAAGAGAGCTGCTGCCCTGTGACTTCCCTGGCTGCGGGAGGATCTTCTCAAACCGGCAGTATTTGAAT CACCACAAGAAGTACCAGCACATCCACCAAAAGTCCTTCTCCTGCCCAGAGCCGGCCTGTGGGAAGTCCTTCAACTTTAAGAAACACCTGAAGGAGCATGTGAAGCTGCACAGTG ATACCCGAGACTACATTTGTGAGTTCTGCGCCCGGTCTTTCCGCACCAGCAGCAACTTGGTCATCCACCGGCGcatccacactggagagaaacccctGCA GTGTGAGATCTGCGGGTTCACCTGCCGCCAGAAGGCGTCCCTGAATTGGCATCGGCGCAAGCATGCAGAGACGGTGGCTGCCTTGCGATTCCCCTGTGAGTTCTGCGGCAAGCGCTTCGAGAAGCCAGACAGTGTCACAGCTCACCGCAGCAAAAGCCACCCCGCCTTGCTCCTGGCCCCGCAAGAATTAGCTGGTCCACTGGAGTCCTGTTCCAGCATCTCTGCCCCTGCATCCCTGGGGACCGACGAGGGATCCAGGCCCTCTCTGGCTCTTCAGGCTCCCACACTGCTCCCTTAG
- the ZNF672 gene encoding zinc finger protein 672, with amino-acid sequence MLAASEAAAGRPYGCSECGKSFRYSSVLLRHERTHGGDSRFRCLECGELCAQAADLRAHRRAHAGQTLYICNECGQSFHHSGRLDLHQSAHRRRSRSCRCRACGRCFPHLPALLLHRRHWHPPERPRRCPLCPRAFRQSALRFHQARAHPWGTPAVPADTLHRCTQCPRAFRSGAGLRSHLRVHTARSPGDSTLRQPGSSDAHQCGVCGKSFGKSSTLTRHLQTHSGEKPFKCPECGKGFLESATLVRHQRTHTGEKPYACSDCGRRFSESSTLLRHRRSHQGERPHACATCGKGFGQRSDLVVHQRIHTGERPFPCTECGRCFSDRSDLTKHRRTHTGEKPYRCELCGKHFTCVSNLNVHRRNHAGHKPHKCPECGKAFSVGSKLALHRKTHLGERPAECAECGKCFSHSRSLSQHQRAHTRARAAAATAAGATQAKAGTALIFAGQAGQEKQGLFVSQLRKTC; translated from the coding sequence ATGCTCGCTGCCTCAGAGGCAGCAGCCGGCAGGCCTTATGGGTGCAGTGAGTGTGGAAAGAGCTTCCGCTACAGTTCGGTGCTGCTGCGGCATGAGCGCACCCATGGTGGCGACAGCCGCTTCCGCTGTCTAGAGTGTGGCGAGCTCTGCGCACAGGCCGCAGACCTCCGTGCGCACCGACGCGCTCATGCGGGCCAGACACTCTACATCTGCAATGAGTGTGGCCAGAGCTTCCATCACAGCGGCCGCCTTGACCTACACCAGAGCGCGCACAGGCGGCGCAGCCGCTCCTGCCGCTGCCGAGCTTGCGGCCGCTGCTTCCCACACCTCCCGGCTCTGCTGCTGCACAGGCGCCACTGGCACCCTCCCGAGCGGCCCCGCCGCTGTCCGCTGTGCCCTCGTGCCTTCCGCCAGAGCGCACTGCGCTTCCACCAGGCACGGGCACACCCGTGGGGGACACCGGCCGTGCCCGCTGACACGCTCCATCGCTGCACTCAGTGCCCGCGGGCCTTCCGCAGCGGTGCGGGACTTAGGAGCCATTTGCGTGTCCACACGGCCAGGAGCCCTGGTGACTCCACACTTCGGCAGCCAGGCAGTTCGGACGCACACCAATGTGGTGTGTGTGGCAAGAGCTTTGGCAAGAGCTCCACACTAACGCGACACCTGCAGACGCACTCGGGTGAGAAACCTTTCAAATGCCCGGAGTGTGGCAAGGGCTTCTTGGAGAGCGCCACCCTGGTGCGCCATCAGCGCACGCACACGGGCGAGAAGCCCTACGCCTGCAGCGACTGCGGGCGCCGCTTCAGCGAGAGCTCGACGCTGCTGCGCCATCGGCGTAGCCACCAGGGAGAGCGGCCACACGCATGCGCCACTTGTGGCAAGGGCTTTGGGCAGCGCTCCGACCTTGTGGTGCACCAGCGCATCCACACAGGCGAGAGGCCCTTCCCTTGTACCGAGTGTGGCCGCTGCTTCAGCGACCGCTCGGACCTCACAAAGCACAGGCGCACACACACAGGCGAGAAGCCCTACCGCTGTGAGTTGTGCGGCAAGCACTTCACGTGTGTGTCCAACCTCAACGTGCACCGGCGCAACCATGCTGGCCACAAGCCCCACAAGTGCCCTGAGTGTGGCAAAGCCTTCAGTGTGGGCTCCAAGCTGGCACTACACCGCAAGACGCACCTGGGCGAGCGGCCGGCGGAATGTGCGGAGTGTGGCAAGTGTTTCAGCCACAGCCGCTCCCTGTCGCAGCACCAGCGGGCCCACACACGTGCTCGCGCCGCCGCAGCTACAGCTGCCGGTGCCACTCAGGCCAAGGCAGGCACTGCCCTCATCTTTGCTGGGCAAGCAGGACAGGAAAAGCAAGGGCTTTTTGTGTCTCAGTTGAGAAAGACTTGCTGA
- the ZNF692 gene encoding zinc finger protein 692 isoform X4, with translation MLSDASPWTYSSSPDDSEPDAPRPPPSPVTHALKDGEIPPAPAAVPTPLASPSSSASSLGSGAPLPVEVRIQPELSGTPQADQQTEPLASPGSQAQSALASAWDEDTAQIGPKRIRKAAKRELLPCDFPGCGRIFSNRQYLNHHKKYQHIHQKSFSCPEPACGKSFNFKKHLKEHVKLHSDTRDYICEFCARSFRTSSNLVIHRRIHTGEKPLQCEICGFTCRQKASLNWHRRKHAETVAALRFPCEFCGKRFEKPDSVTAHRSKSHPALLLAPQELAGPLESCSSISAPASLGTDEGSRPSLALQAPTLLP, from the exons ATGCTCAGTGATGCCAGCCCATGGACCTACAGCTCCTCCCCAGATGA CAGTGAGCCAGATGCCCCCAGaccacccccttcccctgtcACCCATGCACTTAAGGATGGGGAGATACCCCCGGCCCCTGCAGCTGTCCCAACTCCTCTTGCTTCGCCATCCTCATCAGCATCCTCATTGGGTTCTGGAGCTCCTCTGCCTGTAGAAGTCAGGATACAGCCAGAGCTCAGTGGGACCCCTCAAGCAGACCAGCAGACTGAGCCCCTGGCCAG CCCTGGGAGTCAGGCTCAGTCTGCTCTGGCCTCGGCATGGGATGAGGACACTGCTCAGATTGGCCCCAAGAGAATTAG GAAAGCTGCCAAAAGAGAGCTGCTGCCCTGTGACTTCCCTGGCTGCGGGAGGATCTTCTCAAACCGGCAGTATTTGAAT CACCACAAGAAGTACCAGCACATCCACCAAAAGTCCTTCTCCTGCCCAGAGCCGGCCTGTGGGAAGTCCTTCAACTTTAAGAAACACCTGAAGGAGCATGTGAAGCTGCACAGTG ATACCCGAGACTACATTTGTGAGTTCTGCGCCCGGTCTTTCCGCACCAGCAGCAACTTGGTCATCCACCGGCGcatccacactggagagaaacccctGCA GTGTGAGATCTGCGGGTTCACCTGCCGCCAGAAGGCGTCCCTGAATTGGCATCGGCGCAAGCATGCAGAGACGGTGGCTGCCTTGCGATTCCCCTGTGAGTTCTGCGGCAAGCGCTTCGAGAAGCCAGACAGTGTCACAGCTCACCGCAGCAAAAGCCACCCCGCCTTGCTCCTGGCCCCGCAAGAATTAGCTGGTCCACTGGAGTCCTGTTCCAGCATCTCTGCCCCTGCATCCCTGGGGACCGACGAGGGATCCAGGCCCTCTCTGGCTCTTCAGGCTCCCACACTGCTCCCTTAG